CAGAACAAATGACTTTATTATGAACAGTGTATCTGTTGTTTTATAACTGTAAAACCAGTAATGATAAAagcattagaaatgtttttattttgaagagcATTTGGTATAATATCTTACATTGGCATATATAGCTGTAAtattcaaaaaggtttttttgcaAGTGGCCCATACATATGTCACTCCAATTCCCCAAATGATTTAACCCCACCAAACCTGTCAATGAATACCTGTCAAATTAGCATGCAGTGTCTGTTTAAATAAAGAGGAACCATTGTTAATGTGCGAGATTATGAGATTAGTCAGACAAATTTTAGATTACTCAGACGTCTGAATTCCCCTCGGTCGCTCTCAGGCTCTGCCATCAAATATGTGGGAGTCAGTTCATCCCATGATGCTGCACATGGAGGAGGCTGGGGGTCACTTTGTGTTGCCATTTACACCAAACATGGGTAATTTCATGAACACTGCTGTGATGTCGTTACTTCAGGGCATGAGCATGAGTTTGTCGTGTACCTCTAAAAACGGCAACACCATGACCAAACTTTttgagctttatttttaatttcccttCTGAACTAAGTAGTTTTCTGTTGAGTACTTACGCTGAAATGTTACCGCAGAGATTCACTACACTATTTTTAAATGTCCTACTTCTGAGTCCTCCAGATTCAGTAGAAGCCTACATATATTGAAACCCTCTCGTGTGGTATGCTGAAAACTTGCATCATTTGGCTCATACATTGGCAATACGCTggaaattaaatcaaaaagttttttttgacaCAGTTGTTGTTTGTATAGTGACATACCACAGTTTCCCCATTTAATTAACCCCACACAAACCTGTAATGTTTGAGCTATGTGGTGATGATGACAAGGACCAAAACTGCTTTTAGTGTTCTAAATGCAAAATAGTTTCTTTCACTTCCATGTACATATATGTCTACAAGCTCTGACAGCAGCCATACAGCTACAATAGTATACTCCAGTGGTTTCTCTCTCTCATAGTAATTCAGTCTTTACACAGTGAATCTTTTAAATAGTCAAACATGAATTTTAAAGAAGccaattttaaatagtttaaagatTCATAGTGTTTATGCTTGGGTCTTTCATGGGATTTTAATGACATTCCATTTAAAAACACCTGTGGAGTTCTTCTGTAAGAGTGTCATCtaatttttttgagtttataattattattattttgattttgtggaTATGTAAAGATATCaaaatacttaaatttttttattttaattgtaattttggtTTTGAATGTGTAAATTCATAGTAGTAttacatattgtttatttttatgttgctatttttgggtttgttttataAATAGCGTCTACCTGTCGAGCTGTGAGCACAGTTTACACTAAAATCCCCCCAGTCATCAAAATATGATTTTGTAAAACCTGTCTAAAATGTTTCAAAGCGTCTGATATAAATGGACAGAATAATTCTACTGCCATCACTACGTTCATGCTGTGAtctattaaatatgttaaaaagcactttattcaatatatattttgccATCTGTCATGATGAATGCAGCccacaaaaaaagattaaagtgtctgtttttcctaaatatatatatatctatttaaatatttaaaacagtgaaGAAAGGACAGAATTttgcaaaaaacagaaaaatccattcaaaactttttgattcatttttattaagaGGAGGAAAAGCCTCTCTCCATtgtcatttgatttgttttcGGAATATGTGAAATAAGTATGAttataaatgtgattatttttaatgatttattacaaaAGGGTACCATTcatgtaaaatactaaattttatatataaatttggcATTGCATAATTGGGTTGAATGCTTACagagaaatcaaacaaaatacCAGTGAAAGATATACCTCTgaattatattctgaaatatataattcTATGAACTATGTACagagttatatttttaattgaaaggaTTGCTGAAATAGTGATACACTATAAAGATTTAATGATTCTACTCACTTAACCTATATTATGACGAATAATGATGATTGAAATATCATTCCTGGAAATATTACGCAATACCttcatgaattaataattattcaattaaatagtaaaaacacaAGTAACAACATGCTGGCCTTCTATCGCAATTCTATGGGAATCAACTTATAACACAGTTCTCATTTTAACTgctcaatttaaaatgaaaatacaattctAAAATCTGTTTTACTGTAACCACAAATGAACAGTTTACAAAAATacctatataaaaatgtattatacaatTATGAAAATTCATATATCACTAATAATCAAAGACTACAAAGGTTGAGATGAAATAAAGAAATGACATATAACAATgtcattttgaatgaaaaaaaaaatgtaagtaatatttttgatattacacacacacacacacacacacacatatgtatatgtatatgtatatgtatatgtatatgtatatgtacagcacagaccaaaagtttggaaacattattatttttaatgtttttgaaagaagtctcttctgctcatcaagcctgcatttatttgatcaaaaatacagaaaaaacagtaatattgtgaaatattattacaacttaaaataatagtttttctatttgaatgtacttttaaaaaataatttattcctgtgatgcaaagctgaattttcagcatcattactccagccttcagtgtcacatgtaacatccagtctatcacatgatcatttagaaatcattctaatattctgatttattatgagtgttggaaacagttctgctgtctaatatatttgatgaataaaaggttaaaaagaactgcatttattcaaaataaaaaaaattctaataatatattttctttactatcaatttttatcaatttaacaaatccttgctgaataaaagtattgattttatttaaaaaaaaaagaaagaaaaaaaaaaaatactgaccccaaattactgactaGTAGACCAacctgtatattgttattacaaaatatttatattttaaaaacatagcttcttttttttgtttgttttttttactttttatttatcaaagtatcctaaaaaagtatcacatgttctgaaaaaatattaagcagcagaactgtttccaactttgataatgaatcatcatattagaatgatttctaaaggaccatgtgataatgatcctaaaaattcagctttgcatcacagaaataaatgataattttaattttaattttttttaaaacaattattttaaattgtaataatatatcacaatattacatttttttctgtatttttgttcaaataaatgcaggcttgatgagcagaagaaacttctttcaaaaacattaaaaatagtaatgtttccaaacttttggtctgtactgtatatgtatatgtatatgtatatgtatatgtatatgtatatgtatatgtatatgtataagattttagaataaatgtaaataaatgtacatactcTTGAAATTAAGGTTCCAAAAAGGAGGTTCTGCAGTGATTCCATAGAATAACCTTTtgggttctttaaagaacctttcagtgaacagtctttaaaagaaatctttttttttttcttagtgtgaataacattttaaaagtctaGAAAAAACTTTTTcgtctataaagaaccttttgcacAGTGAAAAAGTTCTATGGacattaaaggttcttcatggggagtgaatgtacagcgctctctccaccctcaataccatgactgaggtgcccttgagcaaggcactgaacccccaactgctccccgggcgccacagcataaaatggctgcccactgcttcgggtgtgtgttcatggtgtgtgtgtgtccactgctgtgtgtgtgcactttggatgggttaaatgcagagcacaaattctgagtatgggtcaccatacttggctgaacgtcacgtcactgtcactgcATTATTTTTAGTGATAGTAATTCCCTTTGTGTGAGTAAGTGGGTGTGAATGTATCTGTGTCGGTGTTTCTCATGGTTTCTCCTATCCATCTCTTCTCTACTGCTCATTTTTTCTCCACACTCTGACATCACTGGAGTTCCCCCTCTGTGCTTTAAAAAGAATGAAGAGCCAGTTTTTCTGAGCACAACACCGACAGACCAACCAAGAAAAACACTGAAGTGATACACTGCACTGAGGAGACTTTACAAGACCATTTAAAAGAATACTGACAGCATCTGCACGTTGCAATTTCTAGTTTAACTTGAGCTTCACGAGGACTAATAGACAGTGATGATGGATCTTGAGAGTCAGCTTCTTGAAGAAGGAGGATTGCTGCCCTTACCGCAGGTGATGGTGTCGAGGAGGAAGTCCGGCTCGTCAAAGTCAGGCGTCTGGAGGGTGTGTGGGGTCCTGCTGGCTGTGGCCCTGTGTGCCGCCGCCGCTGTCTGCTTCACGCTCAACAAGGTGACAACCCTGACCCATACACACCATGCATGTCATTGTAAATATGCCATTTCAGGTACATATTTGTGCATTATTGTGTACTTATTGTTATGTTTCTTGTTCATTCTAGTCTCAGAACAATCAGGAAGGCGGAAATGGTGAGTTCAGACCCTCAGTTTCAGATCCTCTTTTTTTCCATTCACATCAGATAAAGTGATTTTCTGTGAAACTAAATCATGTTAAATCATGTCTTTCCCCATCAGCGCTGAGGCTCACATTAAGAGATCATCTTTCAAAAGCAAATGTCACTTCCAAGGCAGCCATCCATTTAATAGGTAAGCTAGATTCAAAAGTGCTAAAAGTGGTAAATAAATGCTAAACGTCACTTCACCTCAGAATGCATTAAAGGTTTATACAGCTTTGcattgcattatacatttcaaatctattttaaaagttcaaataCTTTTGGGGGTGATTGTGTGAAGtctatacattttaatcatttggttatgtttcaaaaaatgtaggataaacaaatatgtgtcagATTTCACTCCTATAGAAGTACTTTTAAAAGAAGTTGTAAAAAGCAGGCCAAAATTCTAGTCAAACTCAATTTAATCGGTCAATTAGAAATGAATCAAATACCGACACCAATATGAACAGGTTGCATGACATGCTCTCATCCTTGAAAAtcatacaaactatacaaattaaGAGAAAATATGACCCTGATTACAGTAGACACTGTTTCAATTATAGTGAGggttaaaatagttttgatgtaTTGCGTAGTGGCTACCAAGTCtatgaaatattgattaaaaattattaaataataaataaatattacttttcagtgtttcattttaataacatttgtgtttacgctgttaacattaatgtattaaatataaatgtaatgtatccATAAACTAATGGACaacaattttacagcatttattaatctacaGTAGGTTAATGTTGTCTAGCCTActattgttcattatttattcatgtttgttttcaatatattaactaatgttaatttagGCCACTTGAaatcttaaaaaatgtattagccttgtatatttatgaattgtattaaagggatagttcacccaaaaatgaaaatgaaaaaagtattcttgtagcttcgtaaaattacggttgagctactgatgtcacatgtcacatggactattttactgatgtccttacaacgtttctggacgttgatcgtggtagtacccttgctgtctatgggagggacggagagctctcagaatgcaccaaaaagatcttaatttgtgaatgaaggtcttacaggtttggaacgacttgagggtgagcaattaatgacaaaattttcatttgtgggtgaactatccctttaaccaataTCATAAAATAAGCCGTTATGGTAAGGTTAACACTTAATGTGCAATGTAAAATCTGCATCCTGCAGCAAAAACCTGTTGAGTAGCACCGACTTAGgccatgtttttgttgctttccCTATAGGTGCATATGAACCTGAAGTGTCTACAAAAACCCTGGACTGGAAAAAGAACCAGGACCAGGCTTTCACTTCAGGCGGCTTGAAATTAGTGGAAAGGGAGATCATCATTCCTACTGACGGCATTTACTTCGTCTACAGCCAGGTGTCTTTCCACATCAACTGCAAGACTAACATGACTGAGGACCACGATCTTGTGCATATGAGCCACACTGTGTTGCGCTACTCCGATTCCTATGGCGGCTACATGCCACTTTTTAGCGCAATCCGCACCGCGTGCGCGAAGGTGTCAAACAGTGAGGATCAGTGGTACAACACGATTTATCTCGGCGCGGCCTTCAAGCTGCGAGCTGGAGACAGGCTGTGCACCAAAACGAAGGAAGAACTCCTGCCGAGCGTAGAAACCGGTGACGGAAAGACCTTCTTTGGGGTGTTTGCTTTATGATGTGCACTCtaaaaaaatcagtcaaaatagggcacaatgtactgtatttataatgaaggagctttctgtatttatttatttatttattttgtacctGTTTTACCTTTGTATTTTGCACTgcaatgtgttgtgttttagagttaatggTAATGTACGTGaaataatggattaaaaaaaaaaataataccttGAAGAGTAAGCAGAGAAGAAAGCATCCCTCTAAACTTCCTCTGCAATGACACTGACGAACCAAGACTAAAATGACccatgttttatattaaaacaggTCAAAATGTATAACTCTATGATTCTTATGGATCAGATCCAGGGATGCAGATATTATTTATCGAATGTGGGGGAAACATGGTCGTTTtcagctagtgttttttttttttttatgaacatgtaatgcaatataatattatgtgtatttatatgtatttatttaactatttattaaaagaataaaaaaatacagcagtgcTACTGTAATTAAATTCAAACGTGTAATCTATCTGTCCGTTTAATCCATAAATTCTGACGTGCAATTTGCACTTTCTCTGCAATTTCCAGTTTTCCTTTAAATCAGATTCGTTTTTAGGCTTCTGAGAGCAAAGGGTATAAATACTGGTCGTGTAGGTTACTGTTGTGATGACATATCTCTGCAAAAAAATGAGAGGCTACACATATCTCAGTCATCAAGATATTTGTATTCAAATTTAGGAAGCAGGGTATTAGAGAAATTGCGTTTCAGTCATGCATTTGCAAACCCCTTCATGTGCATGTTTCCGCTGACACTGTTTCCTCATCAGATAAAATTGTGTGGTTTTGGTCAGGGGAATCTCCCTTACATGCACCATCATGTCACACTTAAGGGAACACTCATCTAGAGTGGGCATTTTTTGTGGTTATTCAGGCTATTCAGGTATTCATCTGTTACTCTGGTAATTAACCATGGTTGAGGAGTAAAACCAGTGGGTTTTTGTGACAACACTGTGGAAAAACTCTTGAGGCATTGAGGGATAATGTGCAAATTACATTATGAGGGTAATTTTCTCATCTGCCTACTGCTATAATCTTGATATTTGATCAGTTGGAGTTCATGTTTTCTAGTTATAGTAGGAGTAATGCCTGTATGTTTTCATAGGTGTGTGCTTGAAAGATCAGTCAGTGTCTATTGGAAGAGAGTTAACTGTGAATGCTGCTTTTTTACTAAAAGTTTGAGTCGACTTCTCTGTACAAGAGTATTTTCCATAAATCCTTTGTGCAAATTATAAGAGTAACTTCTGTTGAACTGTAAACAATCAGCAACTGCCAGTGAACTAGTTTAATGGCTGGCTCTATGAAtgcaataaccttttttaaaaacaggATTCAATAGATCGCTGCAGGGATGACGTATTTTTGCAGgccaaaacagcattttagcacttcacaGAAGTCAATGgggtttttaaatgggtttttggttaagtgtctgaaataaggtctgtggtgaacacaaACTCAAGCAATTTTCACACTTTATTCAATcgcataaaatacatcagtaaaaccCCTTTGTGAccttttaaaagcttttacttgtcttaaAAAAGGCATTTGCTAACAAGTCGTTAATTGGCACTGCAGACGTCGTtggggacattaaacatcatcacactGGACAGGTAAATGCAACTGTGGTGTAGTTATAAGTTTATAGCttatgtttatctttttatttctaGTGATTGTATTTAGGCATAAACTTTTGTTGAtcacagatatttttttctgcaataatccaaattGTAGAGGGAACCAGGCTGATAATAAAAATACGTCATTACTGCAGCACTCTGTAAACTGACATTATTCTCCTCATCTATTGAATATCATAAGGAAACTTGTAAAAAGTGTgaaagtattaaattaatttcagtacAACCCCATAAGTCTTTCTGCAGCGATATTaaagacatgcaaaatattaCTCTAGATATACATGGAAGAGTATAATTATGTAACATACATTtcagtcatgacaactctcaggaTAGCttgtaaaatctttattaatgtaaACAGAATGTGCATAGGTTTGGTCTTGCTGGactagatctgctatgctgcagCTGCAGAGCAAGTAAACTTGCTTCTTTTAAATGCTCAGATCATAGAATTAAAAGGAAACATGCTGGTTCTGCTAGAGAGAGGAAGATCCCCATAGCAGATCTaggcaggtggtgctggggaggtgGTGGGCTAAGACGAGGACACGCATAGCGTGCAGACATAGCATTCATTGAATAAATCTTGATTATATAGGTATACAGTAATGAGTACGTAAATGCGATTGCTTGGGACCATTGAATTGAATGAACCAATTAGAATGCaatagagtttcatgactgaatgTTGCATTGACCAGAAATGTTCTATAATTGGAGCATTGATGGAAGTGCTCTCCCTCATTTTGACAGacaacaaattatgtttttacctGCTTTAGAGACATTCCAGTAAACACTGCTAATAAGGATTAGAAATAAAAAGGgagaaaattatgttttaaagcaGCCATGAGGATTTTGGGGATAATTGAGAGATTCTTATAGCATTGCAGTGAATTATTCAAGGGATATCATTCATTAAAAAGTATGTGTCTGTCGCATTTTTGtctgtatgtcataattttacaagggaaaaaagtatattttctatattCTTTATTagatattctgtttttgttttttatcaatgTCACAAATAAAAAACCCCACGTTACATTATTTTCCTGAAGAATTAAAATGGAGCATGACAGGAACTGTACAGCTCATTCAGTCAAACTGATGTACACTGAATATCTGTAGCCTGGAAAAAGCCCAATATGGCACAGAAAAAGCCTAAAAAAATGCTCTAAATATATCTCAGAAGTGTAAATGGAAATGGCACTAACTCTGGAAGTCCCCTTTGACCAAGACTTCCACTGAAATGCCTTCAGATGCCATATCACATTCTTTTAATATGTAAGTTTTCTCATATTCACACAATCAGTGCTGAAGGTGACTGAAGTGCTTCAAAATAATGAACCGGCAAGCTTTACGCTGTACCTGAGGGTAATAAAGCAATTGCAATTATAAAGTAGCTTCTCTGAGTGCTACCTGACTCATCAAATGCAAAAACTACTCAAGAGATgaacagtttaaaaaacaaatgtagcaaaaactacatttatttcaCCATAGACACCAGTCCAATAGCGTTGTACAGAATCTATCAtagtacaaatacaaatatattttcaataccACATACCAATACCTTTGACTTTATATACTTCATACGTTGTGCAAGAGAATACATTTATCATATACATTTAGCATTTACACAATTAACATTTGTGCATATCATTGTCTGCATGAACATCCCTATCATGATTATTATTGAACCACCATTTGACAagaaatgatgaataaaatgttacagTAGACCGATAATAAAAACCATGGTGGTGTTTGTACTCATGTTCACGACATCCTCCCCAGGATTCCTGAAGAGTCATCTTCTATCAGCATTTGTGTAAATCACCAGAGCACCATTTAGCCAATCTCAAGTGCTTATGACACATCAAATCGATGACATCATGATGCAGTTCAATC
The Cyprinus carpio isolate SPL01 chromosome A19, ASM1834038v1, whole genome shotgun sequence genome window above contains:
- the LOC109072673 gene encoding tumor necrosis factor, with the protein product MMDLESQLLEEGGLLPLPQVMVSRRKSGSSKSGVWRVCGVLLAVALCAAAAVCFTLNKSQNNQEGGNALRLTLRDHLSKANVTSKAAIHLIGAYEPEVSTKTLDWKKNQDQAFTSGGLKLVEREIIIPTDGIYFVYSQVSFHINCKTNMTEDHDLVHMSHTVLRYSDSYGGYMPLFSAIRTACAKVSNSEDQWYNTIYLGAAFKLRAGDRLCTKTKEELLPSVETGDGKTFFGVFAL